A region of Anticarsia gemmatalis isolate Benzon Research Colony breed Stoneville strain chromosome 18, ilAntGemm2 primary, whole genome shotgun sequence DNA encodes the following proteins:
- the LOC142980660 gene encoding uncharacterized protein LOC142980660 — MMFSDEEIKEIPETGFMRPGDEIISIREVCLSDKFDKKDLGFNGEPLLSNSSRNDLDVSRSLFRDGFFPDNLEQQQARFAWTEEDGNIASLVSEPGFGTTGQTTFGKDLDAALKSEMKEADTSSSVFQSTSRNGLTFSRKVFGEQHHVSSTSTSSSGPGADRSKGSSSFKVDITDPRSRFHYVKYVKRHGRTVKLWECGICSREFQHQYTLMRHLPTHTDERNFHCAACGKSFRQLSTLSQHRAIHSAERPYACELCNKTFNRVSTLISHRKTHNFEKPYKCHICPKGFHQKGNLRNHLFTHTNERPYRCNICLKGFNQQSNLVCHKNKAHPDDAVPAVTRGRNPQRIAIDVSRAAAEKQPDSRPQAEHCEVTSSVGPYLPSVEGPTSSTWTPKPEPWEVPKHFESGDIWNEGPWGSMSSGVVVDPIKTYHMGVALATRQTPFALLKPDNGAPVLVKVVDTNLPGGKQMLVPATAEDLRVGGKIVVKNEAEDPASQIADIEPIMDPNGAVQIRVPVVATVVPRIKPGGRLQLSVEEPHHAYALSADVGEVNVEPCTSRLEPQPGPSTALPHPEPPRLDTCTNFDDGLRTAPRISSTCALPPPAPSPPLDLISLDLFEPMECIPLGPQITAVDHIDQPPPSDDSDIFIGEFEESIPLSDSD; from the exons atgatgttttccgatgaagaaataaaagaaataccgGAGACAGGTTTCATGAGGCCGGGCGATGAGATAATAAG TATACGAGAGGTGTGTTTGAGTGACAAATTTGACAAAAAGGATTTGGGATTTAATGGCGAGCCGTTGCTATCGAACTCAAGCCGAAATGAT TTGGACGTGTCCCGCTCGTTGTTCCGAGATGGTTTCTTCCCGGACAACTTGGAGCAGCAGCAGGCACGGTTCGCCTGGACGGAGGAAGATGGCAACATTGCCTCACTGGTCTCCGAGCCAGGGTTCGGCACCACTGGACAAACTACTTTTGGCAAAGACCTGGATGCCGCGCTTAAAAGTGAAATGAAG GAGGCAGACACATCAAGCTCAGTGTTTCAATCGACGAGTAGGAACGGTCTCACGTTCAGTCGGAAGGTGTTTGGTGAACAGCATCATGTGTCTTCAACGTCTACCAGTAGTTCTGGACCTG GTGCGGATCGTAGCAAAGGCTCTAGCTCTTTCAAAGTGGACATTACTGATCCTCGTTCTAGATTTCATTACGTGAAGTACGTGAAACGACATGGAAGAACCGTCAAGTTGTGGGAGTGCGGCATAT GTAGTCGTGAGTTTCAACACCAGTACACTCTGATGCGTCACTTGCCAACTCACACTGATGAGAGGAACTTCCACTGCGCCGCGTGCGGGAAGAGCTTCAGGCAACTGTCCACGCTGAGCCAACACCGGGCTATACATTCTGCTGAGAGACCTTATGCTTGCGAG CTATGTAACAAGACATTCAACCGCGTGTCGACTCTGATCTCTCATCGCAAGACGCATAACTTCGAGAAACCTTACAAGTGCCACATCTGCCCTAAAGGATTCCATCAGAAAG GCAATCTTCGGAACCACCTATTCACTCATACCAACGAGCGTCCCTACCGCTGTAATATCTGTTTAAAGGGCTTCAATCAACAGTCTAACTTGGTCTGCCATAAAAACAAG GCACATCCAGACGACGCAGTTCCTGCAGTGACGAGAGGAAGAAATCCTCAACGAATAGCGATTGATGTGTCACGAGCTGCGGCTGAAAAACAACCTGATTCTAG ACCTCAAGCAGAACACTGCGAAGTAACATCCTCCGTTGGACCCTACCTACCTTCCGTCGAAGGTCCAACATCCTCAACCTGGACTCCCAAACCTGAACCATGGGAGGTTCCCAAGCATTTTGAGTCAGGAGACATTTGGAACGAGGGCCCATGGGGTTCTATGAGCAGTGGGGTGGTCGTGGACCCTATAAAAACTTACCATATGGGAGTGGCTTTAGCGACCAGGCAGACCCCGTTTGCTTTGTTGAAACCTGATAATGGAGCGCCTGTGTTGGTGAAAGTCGTTGATACGAATCTGCCTGGAGGAAAACAG ATGCTTGTCCCAGCAACGGCTGAAGATCTTCGAGTTGGAGGTAAAATTGTGGTGAAGAATGAAGCTGAAGACCCTGCCTCCCAG ATAGCAGACATAGAACCGATAATGGATCCCAACGGTGCAGTTCAGATCAGAGTGCCGGTCGTTGCGACGGTAGTTCCCAGGATCAAGCCTGGCGGAAGACTGCAGCTGTCTGTCGAAGAACCTCATCATGCTTATGCTTTATCTGCTGATG TAGGTGAAGTGAACGTCGAGCCCTGCACCTCTAGATTAGAACCTCAACCAGGACCGTCGACTGCTCTCCCTCACCCTGAACCACCACGACTTGACACTTGCACTAACTTTGATGATGGACTGCGTACTG CTCCTCGGATATCATCGACATGTGCTCTTCCTCCGCCGGCGCCGTCTCCGCCACTCGACCTCATCTCTCTGGACCTCTTTGAACCCATGGAGTGCATACCACTAG GTCCTCAAATAACAGCGGTAGACCATATAGACCAGCCACCTCCGTCTGATGATTCCGATATTTTTATTGGAGAATTTGAG gAGAGCATCCCACTGTCGGATTCAGACTGA